Proteins from one Impatiens glandulifera chromosome 2, dImpGla2.1, whole genome shotgun sequence genomic window:
- the LOC124924950 gene encoding agamous-like MADS-box protein AGL62 produces the protein MVRTSKGRQRITMAKMQNESNLQVTFSKRRTGLFKKSSELTTLCGAEMLVIVFSPGKKVFSFGHPSVEELVARFMGTHGPSSSSMGLSHETQQLVEAHRQTNIRDLNARLMEVQEQLEAEKRRGEAITQALRAGREQRWWERSIEEMSYAQLEQLKGSLENVKAMIAQHMSEASNPLHLLAATSSINNNGGEGSSNGGFNFNRGPQPPTFGGPNPAMGRNSGYFRGGPSGYF, from the coding sequence ATGGTGAGGACTAGCAAGGGACGCCAAAGAATCACCATGGCTAAAATGCAGAACGAGAGTAACCTTCAAGTGACCTTCTCCAAGAGAAGGACTGGATTGTTTAAGAAATCCAGCGAACTTACCACACTATGTGGTGCTGAGATGTTGGTGATTGTCTTCTCTCCGGGGAAGAAGGTATTCTCTTTTGGTCACCCGAGCGTCGAGGAATTGGTTGCTCGATTTATGGGGACTCATGGTCCATCCTCCTCCTCGATGGGACTTTCCCACGAGACTCAACAGCTTGTGGAGGCTCACAGGCAGACTAACATCCGGGACCTGAATGCTCGACTAATGGAGGTTCAGGAACAGCTGGAGGCAGAGAAAAGGCGTGGGGAGGCCATTACCCAAGCCTTGCGTGCTGGAAGGGAGCAAAGATGGTGGGAGCGTTCCATTGAGGAGATGAGCTATGCTCAACTCGAGCAGCTCAAGGGTTCTCTTGAGAATGTGAAGGCCATGATTGCCCAACACATGTCCGAGGCTTCCAACCCGCTACACTTGCTAGCGGCAACTAGCTCCATTAATAATAATGGTGGCGAAGGTAGCTCCAATGGGGGCTTCAATTTCAACCGTGGTCCTCAGCCACCTACTTTTGGTGGTCCGAATCCTGCTATGGGGAGGAACTCCGGTTATTTCCGTGGTGGCCCTAGTGGGTATTTTTGA
- the LOC124924951 gene encoding agamous-like MADS-box protein AGL62 yields MVRISKGRQRITMAKMQNESNLQVTFSKRRTGLFKKSSELTTLCGAEMLMIVFSPGKKVFSFGHPSVEELIARFMGTDGPSSSSMGLSHETQQLVEAHRHTNIRDLNARLMEVQEQLEAEKRRGEAITQALRAGREQRWWERSIEEMSYAQLEQLKGSLENVKAMVAQHMSEASNPLHLLAATSSVNNNGGEGSSNGGFNFNRGPQPPTFGGPHPAMGRNSSYFRGGPSRRRAQKVDSKSEKHLNLVSMESSVLSKTLYESNIEPYSTGVLKVYDVHTIYWERMGIQMVM; encoded by the exons ATGGTGAGGATTAGCAAGGGACGTCAAAGAATCACCATGGCTAAAATGCAGAACGAGAGTAACCTTCAAGTAACCTTCTCTAAGAGAAGGACTGGATTGTTTAAGAAATCCAGCGAACTTACCACACTATGTGGTGCTGAGATGCTGATGATTGTCTTCTCTCCGGGGAAGAAGGTATTCTCGTTTGGTCACCCGAGCGTCGAGGAATTGATTGCTCGATTTATGGGGACTGATGGTCCATCCTCCTCCTCGATGGGACTTTCCCACGAGACTCAACAGCTTGTGGAGGCTCACAGGCATACTAACATCCGGGACCTGAATGCTCGACTAATGGAGGTTCAGGAACAGTTGGAGGCTGAGAAAAGGCGTGGGGAGGCCATCACCCAAGCCTTGCGTGCTGGAAGGGAGCAAAGATGGTGGGAACGTTCTATAGAGGAGATGAGCTATGCTCAACTCGAGCAGCTCAAGGGTTCTCTTGAGAACGTGAAGGCCATGGTTGCCCAACACATGTCTGAGGCTTCCAACCCTCTTCACTTGCTAGCGGCAACTAGCTCCGTTAATAATAATGGTGGCGAAGGTAGCTCCAATGGGGGCTTCAATTTCAACCGCGGTCCTCAGCCACCTACTTTTGGTGGTCCTCATCCTGCTATGGGGAGGAACTCCAGTTACTTCCGTGGTGGCCCTA GTAGAAGAAGGGCTCAGAAAGTTGATTCCAAGAGTGAGAAACATCTGAATTTGGTATCTATGGAGTCAAGTGTCTTAAGTAAGACTCTGTATGAATCCAATATAGAACCATATAGTACTGGAGTTCTGAAGGTCTATGATGTTCATACTATCTATTGGGAACGTATGGGAATCCAGATGGTCATGTGA
- the LOC124927737 gene encoding telomere repeat-binding factor 1-like, with translation MGVPKQKWTHEEESALKAGVAKHGAGKWRTILKDPEFSGVLYLRSNVDLKDKWRNMSVMAHGWGSRDKARLALKRLHSASKQDENSLVLTVVGQNNEDILDTEPLAISKEYPQISGPKRSFARLDNRIMKAISSLKEQGGSNKTTIATFIEEQYWSPPNFKRLLSAKLKYLTAIGKLIKMKRKYRIAPSFDSSRRSSSPPPPSQTMVVHEGCSKLDKDEMILLELPRDQVDLQLAKMRKMTPQEAATAAAVAVAEAESAVAEAEEAAREAEEAEADAEAAQSFAKAAMKTLKGRNNCPTTMMIPA, from the exons ATGGGTGTTCCTAAGCAAAAATGGacacatgaagaagaatcagccCTCAAAGCTGGTGTAGCAAAGCATGGGGCTGGAAAATGGCGCACCATACTCAAAGATCCAGAATTTAGTGGTGTTCTATATTTGCGTTCAAATGTAGATCTCAAG GACAAATGGAGGAACATGAGTGTTATGGCACATGGCTGGGGTTCAAGAGACAAGGCTAGATTAGCCCTCAAAAGATTGCATTCAGCCTCTAAACAAGATGAGAACTCCTTGGTGCTGACTGTAGTAGGTCAAAATAATGAAGATATTCTTGATACTGAGCCTCTTGCAATTTCTAAGGAATATCCACAGATTAGTGGACCTAAAAGGTCATTTGCGAG GCTTGATAACCGAATAATGAAGGCTATAAGCAGCCTGAAGGAGCAAGGTGGTTCTAATAAGACTACAATAGCAACTTTCATAGAG GAGCAATATTGGTCACCTCCAAACTTTAAACGGTTGTTATCAGCAAAATTGAAGTATTTGACTGCAATTGGGAAACTGATAAAG ATGAAACGCAAGTACAGAATTGCGCCATCCTTTGACAGCAGCAGAAGAAGCtcatcaccaccaccaccatcacAAACCATGGTGGTCCATGAAGGATGTTcaaaattggacaaagatgaaatGATCCTACTTGAACTCCCTAGGGATCAAGTAGATCTACAGTTAGCGAAGATGAGAAAAATGACACCACAAGAGGCTGCAACAGCCGCAGCCGTAGCAGTTGCGGAGGCAGAATCTGCTGTTGCAGAAGCTGAAGAGGCTGCAAGGGAAGCAGAAGAAGCTGAGGCTGATGCTGAAGCGGCTCAATCTTTTGCCAAAGCAGCCATGAAGACTCTGAAAGGAAGAAACAACTGTCCAACAACAATG ATGATCCCTGCTTGA